Proteins from one Arthrobacter sp. Soc17.1.1.1 genomic window:
- a CDS encoding DUF2256 domain-containing protein, producing the protein MSGAGREPRTCRSCGRRIEWRKKWERNWESIAYCSDSCRARKIRPIDAALEEWLLARLDGTPRGTTVDPADAATALAASAVAGGGTGLAEPARRAARRLVNRGLAEMVQRGAVVDPSTAQGPVGLRASR; encoded by the coding sequence GTGAGCGGTGCGGGGCGCGAGCCGAGGACCTGCCGCTCCTGCGGCCGCCGCATCGAGTGGCGGAAGAAGTGGGAGCGGAACTGGGAGTCGATCGCCTACTGCAGTGACTCCTGCCGTGCACGGAAGATCCGGCCCATCGACGCCGCGCTCGAGGAGTGGCTCCTGGCACGCCTCGACGGGACACCCCGCGGGACGACGGTCGACCCGGCCGACGCCGCGACGGCCCTCGCCGCGTCGGCCGTCGCCGGTGGCGGCACAGGCCTCGCGGAGCCCGCCCGCCGCGCGGCCCGCCGCCTCGTGAACCGCGGGCTCGCGGAGATGGTGCAGCGCGGCGCCGTCGTCGACCCGTCGACGGCGCAGGGCCCGGTGGGCCTGCGGGCATCCCGCTGA
- a CDS encoding DUF1206 domain-containing protein: MTTDSSADQQGLVGRAADAVEQATDTRALDVVARLGFAALAVVHILIGLIALRLAFGGNGEAEPTGALEEVAEGHLGTPALWICAVGCAGLALWQLSEATLRARHLPTGKRLGKHVSSGALAVIYGSMAGTFARFALGDGPDSSESTVDFTRTLLGSGMGLFLVFVTAAVILGIGVHFVVKGLRRGFRPELRKFEDTRRGRMIEVVGVVGHVAKGLALLLVGGLFVLAGLHRNPQESTGLDGSLKVLQYHPLGVYVLTVIAVGLVCYGVFAVIRAVFGRM, translated from the coding sequence GTGACCACCGACAGCAGTGCGGACCAGCAGGGGCTGGTCGGCCGCGCAGCCGACGCCGTCGAGCAGGCGACGGACACGCGCGCCCTCGACGTCGTCGCGCGGCTCGGCTTCGCGGCGCTCGCGGTGGTGCACATCCTGATCGGCCTCATCGCGTTGCGCCTCGCCTTCGGGGGCAACGGTGAGGCAGAGCCGACCGGGGCGCTGGAGGAAGTGGCCGAGGGTCACCTCGGTACCCCGGCCCTGTGGATCTGCGCCGTGGGCTGTGCGGGCCTGGCCCTGTGGCAGCTCAGTGAGGCCACCCTGCGGGCACGGCACCTGCCTACCGGCAAGCGCCTCGGCAAGCACGTCTCGTCCGGCGCGCTCGCCGTCATCTACGGATCGATGGCGGGGACGTTCGCGCGATTCGCCCTCGGGGACGGGCCGGACTCCTCCGAGTCGACGGTGGACTTCACGCGGACCCTCCTGGGCTCGGGCATGGGGCTCTTCCTCGTGTTCGTCACGGCGGCGGTGATCCTCGGCATCGGCGTGCACTTCGTGGTCAAGGGGCTCCGCCGCGGGTTCCGGCCGGAGCTCCGGAAGTTCGAGGACACCCGCCGCGGACGCATGATCGAGGTGGTCGGCGTCGTCGGGCATGTTGCCAAGGGGCTGGCGCTGCTCCTCGTGGGCGGGCTGTTCGTCCTCGCCGGCCTGCACCGCAACCCGCAGGAATCCACCGGGCTCGACGGCAGCCTCAAGGTGCTCCAGTACCACCCCCTGGGCGTGTACGTCCTGACCGTCATCGCAGTGGGGCTCGTCTGCTACGGCGTCTTCGCCGTCATCCGTGCCGTGTTCGGCCGCATGTGA
- a CDS encoding GGDEF domain-containing protein: MTNDDAVIEGGSLRLAQERDLTALLEAMEISADLPRVVSEATEIRSAAEDLGRLDVAFWAEVTGLDALARTEGAPGARTRGQEILEWAREQGDARLASRCHALIAMMDLIAGHSGSGAEQATISVSLLDGSELPRLRAKLLTRQALGLLGAGLLQHGFDVSRTALTLAEQLDDHELVGQLASNAFHAALDDAMPEEAHFWMRRVESAFAASPDLESELADVLARGHLAGNRPREALEVLERSADDDPANLQPETRAIRMLLLAQAQHGVGDLPAARSALDRAERIAARHALEEVASMILEERAAIAASGADFRLAYELHRQFHQAARGRWIEARRSQVDHLFAEQHVTEALARAEQAEAAVAVDPLTKVRNRRWVEDSLPDVIRTWQTSGPSTGALALLDLDHFKQVNDRFGHPAGDDVLVSVASCLEACPGVRHVARIGGEEFLLVLHEHADQEQVAQQVLAAVRGLRWPHIHHGLRCTASLGFAACAAGSTSDGLLREADLNLYRAKRAGRDRAVGFG, encoded by the coding sequence ATGACGAACGACGACGCCGTGATCGAGGGCGGCTCCCTGCGCCTTGCCCAGGAGCGGGACCTCACCGCCCTGCTGGAAGCGATGGAGATCAGCGCGGACCTCCCCCGCGTGGTGAGCGAAGCCACCGAGATCCGCAGTGCCGCCGAAGACCTCGGCCGGCTCGACGTGGCCTTCTGGGCGGAGGTGACCGGTCTCGACGCGCTGGCCCGGACGGAGGGCGCGCCCGGGGCGCGGACGCGCGGGCAGGAGATCCTCGAATGGGCACGTGAACAGGGCGACGCGCGGCTGGCCAGCCGCTGCCATGCCCTGATCGCGATGATGGACCTCATCGCCGGGCACTCCGGGTCGGGGGCCGAACAGGCGACGATCTCCGTCTCCCTGCTCGACGGCTCCGAGCTGCCCCGCCTCCGGGCGAAGCTGCTGACGCGCCAGGCCCTCGGCCTCCTGGGCGCAGGCCTCCTGCAGCACGGCTTCGATGTGTCCCGCACGGCACTCACCCTCGCGGAGCAGCTGGACGATCATGAGCTCGTCGGGCAGCTGGCGTCCAACGCGTTCCACGCCGCGCTCGACGACGCGATGCCCGAGGAGGCGCACTTCTGGATGCGGCGGGTCGAATCCGCGTTCGCCGCATCCCCCGATCTCGAGTCCGAGCTGGCCGATGTCCTCGCCCGCGGGCATCTCGCCGGCAACCGCCCCCGGGAGGCCCTCGAGGTGCTCGAGAGATCCGCGGACGACGACCCGGCGAACCTGCAGCCCGAGACGCGCGCCATCCGGATGCTGCTGCTGGCGCAGGCTCAGCACGGGGTCGGTGATCTCCCCGCCGCGCGCTCCGCCCTCGACCGGGCGGAGCGCATCGCTGCGCGGCATGCACTCGAGGAGGTCGCATCGATGATCCTCGAGGAACGCGCTGCCATCGCGGCATCCGGCGCCGACTTCCGTCTCGCCTACGAGCTGCACCGCCAGTTCCACCAGGCGGCGCGGGGTCGGTGGATCGAGGCCAGGCGCTCCCAGGTGGACCACCTCTTCGCCGAACAGCACGTCACCGAGGCCCTCGCGCGGGCGGAGCAGGCGGAAGCCGCCGTCGCGGTCGATCCCCTCACCAAGGTGCGCAACCGCCGCTGGGTGGAGGACTCGCTGCCCGACGTCATCCGCACCTGGCAGACGAGCGGACCGTCGACCGGTGCACTGGCGCTCCTCGACCTCGACCACTTCAAGCAGGTCAACGACCGCTTCGGGCACCCGGCGGGCGACGACGTCCTGGTCTCCGTCGCCTCCTGCCTCGAGGCCTGCCCCGGGGTGCGGCATGTGGCCCGGATCGGCGGCGAGGAATTCCTCCTGGTCCTCCACGAGCACGCCGACCAGGAGCAGGTGGCGCAGCAGGTGCTGGCCGCCGTGCGCGGGCTCCGGTGGCCGCACATCCATCACGGGCTGCGCTGCACGGCAAGCCTCGGTTTTGCCGCGTGTGCGGCCGGTTCGACGTCGGACGGGCTGCTGCGCGAAGCCGACCTGAACCTCTACAGGGCGAAACGCGCAGGGCGGGACCGCGCGGTGGGCTTCGGGTAG
- a CDS encoding MerR family transcriptional regulator, whose protein sequence is MDYPISTVARLTGTTSRALRHYGDIGLLAPSRVGTNGYRYYDSAALVRLQRILLLRNLGLSLPAIAEVIDDTRAEAPASVLRAHLDFLRGEQERLGRQITAVLTTVEALERGEEPMPEDMFDGFDHTRYRDEVEERWGREAYAEGDAWWRGKSQEEKDAFGREVADLNAAWTDAASRGIAPASDEAIALAGRHVAWLTGIPGTPRNEDGSPHADYVRGLGEMYVADPRFAANYGGHQGAELVRAALAEWLGRQS, encoded by the coding sequence GTGGACTACCCGATCAGCACCGTCGCACGGCTGACCGGCACCACGAGCCGGGCGCTGCGCCACTACGGCGATATCGGCCTGCTCGCACCATCCCGGGTGGGCACCAACGGCTACCGGTACTACGACTCGGCGGCCCTCGTGAGGCTCCAGCGCATCCTGCTGCTGAGGAACCTGGGGTTGTCCTTGCCGGCCATCGCCGAGGTCATCGACGACACCCGGGCGGAAGCACCGGCCTCGGTGCTGCGGGCACACCTCGACTTCCTCCGCGGCGAGCAGGAACGGCTCGGCCGGCAGATCACGGCGGTCCTCACCACGGTGGAGGCCCTCGAACGAGGAGAAGAACCCATGCCAGAAGACATGTTCGACGGATTCGACCACACCCGCTACCGGGACGAGGTCGAGGAGCGGTGGGGGCGCGAGGCCTACGCGGAGGGCGACGCCTGGTGGCGCGGCAAGTCCCAGGAGGAGAAGGACGCGTTCGGGAGGGAGGTCGCGGACCTCAACGCCGCCTGGACGGACGCCGCATCGCGGGGCATCGCCCCGGCGAGCGATGAGGCGATTGCCCTCGCAGGGCGTCACGTGGCCTGGCTCACCGGCATCCCCGGGACGCCGCGGAACGAGGACGGCTCCCCGCACGCGGACTACGTCCGCGGTCTCGGGGAGATGTACGTCGCTGATCCACGGTTCGCCGCGAACTACGGCGGCCACCAGGGCGCCGAACTCGTGCGGGCCGCCCTCGCGGAATGGCTGGGCCGCCAGAGCTGA
- a CDS encoding helix-turn-helix domain-containing protein, with product MTARAPRSAAALPPEQAGPLRRALTGSADVTVFVDGTAHRLPSEAQAAVVDLLARLSDGDAVQVTSVAELLTTSQAAELAGISHSYLRKLTDAGTLPVEYRGSHRRLRRSDVEEWLRGQLRRGEAPPGADAQHGADT from the coding sequence ATGACGGCCAGAGCTCCACGATCCGCGGCGGCACTTCCGCCCGAGCAGGCAGGGCCGCTGCGCCGCGCACTCACCGGCAGCGCGGACGTGACCGTCTTCGTGGACGGGACGGCGCACCGTCTGCCGAGCGAGGCGCAGGCCGCCGTCGTCGACCTGCTCGCGCGCCTGTCCGACGGCGACGCCGTCCAGGTGACCTCGGTGGCCGAACTGCTGACCACGTCGCAGGCGGCGGAGCTCGCCGGCATCTCGCACAGCTATCTCCGCAAGCTCACGGACGCCGGGACGCTCCCGGTCGAGTACCGCGGCTCGCACCGGCGCCTGAGGAGGTCCGACGTCGAGGAGTGGCTCCGCGGCCAGCTGCGCAGGGGAGAAGCCCCGCCGGGCGCCGACGCGCAGCACGGCGCAGACACCTGA
- a CDS encoding PucR family transcriptional regulator translates to MQNQAIDEVVESIAQSLGRGLSLEDPDGVLLAYSSHQATADRVRVNFLLSKKVPADVSEWQLRHGIAQAVRAVAVPANEDLGMLARVCVPLLVRGFRVGYLWVQQQSSEDPAAGILAALPTVRPLIDRLAELLLETDTASSERRTQREATFLAACRGVAAAADELRGWRELGGDGPWRLAVVHEPRPTPSNEGDPHEAALLQRTLALQATVGVAPVLFSAGAGGFSVLLCAPGVGPAALQQVLERYRDETAKRAGRPVGRIVLGLSEPAADPRDLAEAFHQARHTVQAAAVDPQLGDVCSYTDIGVYQFLGTVGWQAPTHGSIRFAELSEADRVDELLPVLELLYDKNGSVQDVAAQLHLHRSSVYNRLSRIRSVIGVDPLAGMVRLELHLALKARRWRSRPRFELG, encoded by the coding sequence GTGCAGAACCAGGCCATCGACGAGGTCGTCGAGTCGATCGCGCAGTCGCTGGGACGCGGGCTGTCCCTCGAGGATCCCGACGGCGTCCTCCTCGCCTACAGCAGCCATCAGGCCACCGCCGACCGCGTCCGGGTCAACTTCCTGCTGAGCAAGAAGGTCCCCGCCGATGTCAGCGAGTGGCAGCTCCGCCACGGCATCGCGCAGGCGGTGCGCGCCGTCGCCGTCCCCGCCAACGAGGACCTCGGCATGCTGGCGCGCGTCTGCGTCCCGCTGCTCGTCCGGGGCTTCCGCGTGGGCTACCTCTGGGTACAGCAGCAGTCCAGCGAGGATCCCGCTGCCGGCATCCTTGCCGCACTGCCCACGGTCCGTCCCCTGATCGACCGCCTGGCCGAGCTCCTCCTCGAGACGGACACGGCATCCTCCGAGCGCCGGACACAGCGGGAAGCCACCTTCCTGGCCGCGTGCCGCGGTGTCGCCGCGGCGGCCGACGAGCTGCGCGGCTGGCGCGAACTCGGAGGTGACGGCCCGTGGCGCCTGGCCGTGGTGCATGAACCCCGGCCCACGCCCTCGAACGAAGGAGACCCGCACGAGGCCGCTCTCCTGCAGCGCACCCTCGCCCTCCAGGCGACGGTCGGCGTGGCCCCCGTACTCTTCAGCGCCGGAGCCGGCGGCTTCTCCGTGCTCCTGTGCGCGCCCGGCGTCGGCCCGGCCGCGCTGCAGCAGGTGCTCGAGCGGTATCGGGACGAAACCGCGAAGCGCGCGGGCCGCCCGGTCGGCCGGATCGTGCTCGGGCTGAGCGAACCGGCAGCCGACCCCCGCGATCTTGCCGAGGCGTTCCATCAGGCCCGCCACACCGTCCAGGCCGCCGCGGTGGATCCGCAGCTCGGTGACGTGTGCTCGTACACGGACATCGGCGTGTACCAGTTCCTGGGGACCGTCGGGTGGCAGGCGCCGACACACGGCAGCATCCGCTTCGCGGAGCTGAGCGAGGCCGACCGCGTGGACGAACTGCTGCCCGTCCTGGAGCTGCTGTACGACAAGAACGGGTCCGTGCAGGACGTCGCGGCCCAGCTCCACCTGCACCGCAGCAGCGTCTACAACCGACTGTCGAGGATCCGGTCGGTGATCGGGGTCGATCCGCTCGCCGGGATGGTGCGGCTGGAACTGCATCTCGCCCTCAAGGCACGCCGGTGGAGGTCACGGCCCCGGTTCGAGCTCGGCTAG
- the ald gene encoding alanine dehydrogenase, protein MIIGVPKEVKNNEFRVAITASGVHEFRAHGHTVLVERGAGVGSSITDAEYEAAGAELVDAADDVWARADMVMKVKEPVASEYHRFRSGLILFTYLHLAAEPELTRALLDAGVTAIAYETVQDGRALPLLAPMSEVAGRLSVQVGAQVMTAPAGGPGLLLGGVAGVRPAKVVVLGAGVAGTNATAMAVGTGAEVTILDINIARLREIDALYAGRVKTVASNSLEIETSVLEADLVIGSVLIPGARAPKLVTNALVARMKPGSVLVDIAVDQGGCFEDSRVTTHEDPTFTVHGSLFYCVGNMPGAVPNTSTYALTNVTLRYAVALADRGVRGAFEADPALARGLNVAAGQVAHHSVSQAHGLELAADWAALV, encoded by the coding sequence ATGATCATCGGCGTCCCCAAAGAAGTGAAGAACAACGAGTTCCGTGTGGCCATCACCGCCTCCGGCGTCCACGAGTTCCGGGCCCACGGGCACACCGTCCTCGTGGAACGCGGCGCCGGCGTGGGCTCGAGCATCACGGACGCCGAGTACGAGGCCGCGGGCGCCGAGCTCGTGGACGCAGCGGACGACGTGTGGGCGCGCGCGGACATGGTCATGAAGGTCAAGGAGCCGGTCGCCTCCGAGTACCACCGGTTCCGCAGCGGGCTCATCCTCTTCACCTACCTCCACCTCGCCGCCGAGCCCGAGCTGACCCGTGCACTGCTCGACGCCGGCGTGACCGCCATCGCGTACGAGACCGTGCAGGACGGGCGCGCGCTGCCCCTGCTCGCGCCGATGTCCGAGGTCGCCGGCCGCCTCTCCGTCCAGGTGGGCGCCCAGGTCATGACCGCACCGGCCGGAGGCCCCGGCCTGCTGCTCGGCGGTGTCGCCGGCGTGCGCCCCGCCAAGGTCGTCGTCCTCGGAGCGGGCGTCGCGGGCACCAACGCCACGGCGATGGCCGTGGGCACCGGCGCCGAGGTGACCATCCTCGATATCAACATCGCACGCCTGCGCGAGATCGATGCGCTCTACGCCGGCCGCGTGAAGACCGTCGCCTCGAACTCCCTGGAGATCGAGACGTCGGTCCTGGAGGCGGATCTGGTGATCGGCTCTGTCCTCATCCCCGGCGCCCGTGCGCCCAAGCTCGTGACCAACGCCCTCGTGGCGCGCATGAAGCCCGGCAGCGTCCTCGTGGACATCGCGGTGGACCAGGGCGGATGCTTCGAGGACTCCCGCGTCACCACGCACGAGGACCCCACGTTCACCGTGCACGGCTCACTCTTCTACTGCGTGGGCAACATGCCGGGCGCGGTCCCCAACACCTCCACCTACGCCCTGACCAACGTGACACTCCGCTACGCCGTCGCGCTGGCGGACAGGGGCGTCCGGGGCGCCTTCGAAGCGGACCCCGCCCTCGCCCGCGGCCTCAATGTCGCCGCCGGCCAGGTGGCACACCACTCGGTGTCGCAGGCGCACGGCCTCGAGCTCGCGGCGGACTGGGCGGCACTCGTCTAG
- a CDS encoding Gfo/Idh/MocA family protein, which produces MPTPGVVGVVLVGFGHGGRVFHAPLIAHDPGLHLAAVVARSPDRRAEARAAYPDAVVAATLEEALRAVPDLGLAVISTPPATHALLAAEALGRGLHAVVDKPFVVRAADGEHLIRTARTADRLLVPFHNRRWDGDFLTVRSLVAAGALGGVLRFESAMESWKGPSTKPWKRDAGAAAGGGVLYDLGPHLVDQAMVLLGPAVPVFAELRADGGGAAEDSLFLVLEHEGGSTSHLHAGTRVPLARPRFHVTGAASGLTITGSDPQEGLLAAGVLPGDLPRAAAGRPGAHDRGRLGRAGRTEPLAIEPGAYPSFYSGVSAAIRGEAPPPVRAEDALAVARIIEQVHASFPVGRAGRQGTLP; this is translated from the coding sequence ATGCCGACGCCGGGTGTGGTGGGGGTCGTGCTGGTCGGGTTCGGCCACGGCGGGCGCGTCTTCCATGCCCCGCTCATCGCCCACGATCCCGGTCTCCACCTCGCCGCCGTCGTCGCCCGCAGCCCGGACCGCCGTGCGGAGGCCCGCGCGGCCTACCCGGACGCCGTCGTCGCAGCCACGCTGGAGGAGGCGCTGCGCGCCGTACCGGACCTCGGCCTGGCAGTGATCTCCACGCCCCCGGCCACCCATGCGCTCCTGGCCGCGGAGGCGCTCGGCCGGGGACTGCACGCGGTCGTGGACAAGCCCTTCGTGGTGCGTGCGGCGGACGGCGAGCACCTGATCCGGACTGCGCGGACGGCGGACCGGCTGCTCGTCCCGTTCCACAACCGGCGGTGGGACGGCGACTTCCTGACCGTGCGGTCGCTGGTCGCCGCGGGCGCGCTGGGCGGCGTCCTCAGGTTCGAATCGGCGATGGAGTCCTGGAAAGGGCCCAGCACGAAGCCGTGGAAGCGGGACGCAGGAGCGGCGGCCGGCGGGGGCGTGCTGTACGACCTCGGTCCGCACCTCGTCGATCAGGCGATGGTGCTCCTCGGTCCGGCCGTCCCGGTCTTCGCGGAACTGAGGGCGGACGGCGGCGGCGCAGCGGAGGACTCGCTGTTCCTCGTGCTCGAGCACGAGGGCGGCAGCACGAGCCACCTCCACGCGGGGACGCGCGTGCCGCTGGCGCGGCCGCGGTTCCACGTCACGGGTGCGGCTTCAGGCCTCACGATCACCGGCAGCGACCCGCAGGAGGGACTGCTGGCGGCAGGTGTGCTCCCGGGGGATCTTCCTCGCGCCGCAGCCGGCCGGCCGGGTGCCCACGACCGGGGGAGGCTGGGGCGCGCCGGGCGGACCGAGCCGCTGGCGATCGAGCCGGGCGCGTACCCGTCCTTCTACTCCGGCGTCTCCGCCGCGATCAGGGGCGAGGCTCCTCCGCCGGTGCGGGCGGAGGATGCCCTCGCGGTGGCGCGCATCATCGAGCAGGTCCATGCGTCCTTCCCCGTCGGCAGGGCAGGCCGGCAGGGCACCCTGCCCTGA
- a CDS encoding GAF and ANTAR domain-containing protein: MEEIPEELSGVLEAAGSGVPGPHLHMVPRDLEALPAAEAAARLQDLLVDHPDVRAFLQELAEFTADTLGQDGDTYCGVTLQRSLHEQLTVGSSDAKARSMDEVQYEHDDGPCLHALRVHSEVFIRDTRSEDRWPGFMAHVAERGVGAMFCLPLDLEGSARAAVNLYAEDASVFTDDYRRVARAFAVQASQALKLAVRMARHAATEEDLRAVLQSRTEIDLAVGIIMGQDRCSQKDAFDKLRRASNARNVKVRVLAAGMVAGFNGSLPRAHFDPF, from the coding sequence ATGGAGGAGATCCCCGAAGAACTGTCCGGCGTCCTGGAGGCCGCCGGAAGCGGCGTTCCCGGGCCCCACCTGCACATGGTCCCGCGGGACCTCGAAGCCCTGCCGGCCGCGGAAGCCGCCGCGCGACTCCAGGATCTGCTGGTCGACCACCCCGACGTCCGGGCGTTCCTGCAGGAGCTCGCCGAGTTCACCGCCGACACCCTCGGCCAGGACGGTGACACGTACTGCGGCGTCACGCTGCAGCGCTCGCTGCACGAGCAGCTGACCGTCGGCAGCAGCGACGCGAAGGCACGCTCCATGGACGAGGTCCAGTACGAGCACGACGACGGTCCGTGCCTGCACGCGCTGCGCGTGCACAGCGAGGTGTTCATCCGCGATACCCGGTCGGAGGACCGCTGGCCCGGGTTCATGGCGCATGTCGCCGAACGCGGCGTCGGTGCCATGTTCTGCCTGCCGCTGGATCTCGAAGGATCGGCGCGCGCGGCCGTCAACCTGTACGCGGAGGACGCATCCGTGTTCACCGACGACTACCGGCGGGTGGCACGCGCGTTCGCGGTGCAGGCGTCGCAGGCCCTGAAGCTGGCCGTGCGCATGGCCCGGCACGCCGCGACGGAGGAGGACCTCCGCGCCGTCCTGCAGTCGCGCACCGAGATCGACCTCGCCGTGGGGATCATCATGGGCCAGGACCGCTGCTCGCAGAAGGACGCCTTCGACAAGCTGCGCCGGGCGTCCAACGCCCGCAACGTCAAGGTCCGTGTGCTCGCCGCCGGGATGGTCGCCGGGTTCAACGGCTCGCTCCCGCGTGCCCACTTCGACCCGTTCTGA
- a CDS encoding TetR/AcrR family transcriptional regulator, with translation MQGEGLLRVTGDDGERTDAARNRRLLLDAAAQIVATCGPEKLTTDAVARRAGVGKGTVFRRFGSRAGLLHALADEAGRSFQQSFMAGPPPLGPGAEPLERLIAFGEASIGRMLLDGQILRAAEQRGGPDPEHPTQQLVRLHLGMLLRDLGVQDPELAAYQLAAFLNAGLLLHLQEHRGMSDARLAASWRVLVTGLAAAQDPG, from the coding sequence ATGCAGGGCGAGGGATTGCTCCGAGTCACGGGCGACGACGGAGAGCGCACCGACGCGGCGCGCAACCGGCGCCTGCTGCTCGACGCCGCGGCGCAGATCGTCGCCACGTGCGGGCCGGAGAAGCTGACCACGGACGCCGTCGCCCGGCGCGCCGGGGTCGGCAAGGGGACGGTCTTCCGCCGCTTCGGCAGCCGCGCCGGCCTGCTGCACGCCCTCGCGGACGAGGCCGGGCGCTCCTTCCAGCAGTCCTTCATGGCGGGCCCGCCCCCGCTCGGCCCGGGGGCCGAACCGCTGGAGCGACTCATCGCCTTCGGGGAGGCGAGCATCGGGCGGATGCTCCTCGACGGGCAGATCCTCCGCGCCGCCGAGCAGCGGGGCGGACCGGACCCCGAGCACCCCACGCAGCAGCTCGTCCGCCTGCATCTGGGCATGCTGCTGCGTGACCTGGGCGTGCAGGACCCGGAGCTCGCGGCCTACCAGCTGGCCGCGTTCCTCAATGCCGGGCTCCTGCTCCACCTCCAGGAGCACCGGGGCATGTCCGATGCCCGCCTCGCGGCGTCCTGGCGCGTGCTCGTCACGGGCCTCGCAGCGGCGCAGGATCCCGGATAG
- a CDS encoding NAD(P)H-dependent oxidoreductase: MSTTILTLVGSLREGSINRQLAEAAAEHAPAAVEVVGFDALSDIPFYNEDIDNDTDRPKAADDLRAAAADADAILLVSPEYNGTMPAVLKNAIDWLSRPYGTGALSGKPAAVIGSAFGQYGGVWAHDEARRALGVAGATVVDDAKLSIGGSITRFAELHPKDDAEVAGAVTDVLNALAGATTPVAA, encoded by the coding sequence ATGTCCACCACGATCCTCACCCTCGTCGGCAGCCTGCGGGAGGGCTCCATCAACCGCCAGCTGGCCGAGGCCGCCGCCGAGCATGCGCCCGCCGCCGTCGAGGTGGTCGGCTTCGACGCCCTCAGCGACATCCCGTTCTACAACGAGGACATCGACAACGACACCGACCGCCCGAAGGCCGCGGACGATCTCCGCGCCGCCGCGGCCGACGCCGACGCCATCCTCCTCGTCTCCCCCGAGTACAACGGCACCATGCCGGCCGTGCTCAAGAACGCCATCGACTGGCTGTCCCGCCCCTACGGCACAGGCGCCCTCTCGGGCAAGCCCGCAGCCGTGATCGGTTCCGCCTTCGGCCAGTACGGCGGAGTCTGGGCGCACGACGAGGCCCGCCGCGCCCTCGGTGTCGCCGGCGCCACCGTCGTCGACGACGCCAAGCTGTCCATCGGTGGCTCGATCACGCGCTTCGCCGAGCTCCACCCGAAGGACGACGCCGAGGTGGCCGGCGCCGTCACCGACGTGCTGAACGCCCTCGCAGGAGCGACCACACCCGTCGCGGCCTAG
- a CDS encoding lantibiotic dehydratase C-terminal domain-containing protein — protein MSQVTAVRTASRTVVSTQWWHLSLSTGGFDVADGIIEELVTPLVAQAQALGAKRWYFSRYEDPSTGVVSQIRLSIHAHPRVLDRLRAFQRALQARSARTLPLLVVRQHITAPASNTYYSGGHEPADPQLEANLVKYGGVEGLHLAEEVFELSSELAIWANQRFPRMQSRSALGALVLFDAAQSMMRGPRSAGWPDRRRLTWDFYWDGHLRTCTADVGPRASGVREAMTAQVASKATGFHALMAATASESAVQNWRRRWFRALDTYLYRADKVRVSRSAQHLTVYQAHMALNRLGFVAREEAALGLYARTWNPRPTS, from the coding sequence ATGAGCCAGGTGACCGCCGTTCGAACCGCCTCACGAACGGTCGTCAGCACTCAGTGGTGGCATCTCTCCCTCTCGACGGGTGGCTTCGATGTAGCGGACGGCATCATCGAAGAGCTGGTCACCCCGCTGGTGGCGCAGGCACAGGCGCTCGGCGCCAAGCGCTGGTATTTCAGCCGGTACGAGGACCCCTCGACGGGGGTCGTCAGCCAGATCCGGCTGAGCATCCACGCGCACCCCCGGGTCCTCGACCGCCTCCGCGCGTTCCAGAGGGCGCTCCAGGCCCGCAGCGCCCGCACGCTGCCGCTGCTCGTGGTGCGCCAGCACATCACCGCACCGGCCAGCAACACCTACTACTCCGGCGGCCACGAGCCGGCCGACCCCCAGCTCGAGGCCAATCTCGTGAAGTACGGCGGCGTGGAGGGCCTCCACCTCGCCGAGGAGGTCTTCGAGCTCAGCTCGGAGCTGGCCATCTGGGCCAACCAGCGCTTCCCCCGCATGCAGAGCCGCTCGGCGCTGGGCGCCCTGGTGCTCTTCGATGCCGCGCAGAGCATGATGCGCGGTCCCCGCTCCGCGGGGTGGCCGGACCGCCGTCGCCTCACCTGGGATTTCTACTGGGACGGCCACCTGCGCACCTGCACCGCCGACGTCGGCCCGCGTGCCTCCGGGGTACGCGAGGCGATGACGGCGCAGGTCGCCTCCAAGGCCACCGGGTTCCATGCCCTCATGGCGGCCACCGCCTCGGAGTCGGCGGTGCAGAACTGGCGACGCCGCTGGTTCCGGGCCCTCGACACCTACCTGTACCGCGCGGACAAGGTCCGTGTGAGCCGCAGCGCGCAGCACCTCACGGTGTATCAGGCGCACATGGCCCTCAACCGCCTCGGGTTCGTCGCCCGCGAGGAGGCGGCACTGGGACTGTATGCGCGGACGTGGAATCCCAGGCCCACCTCCTGA